The proteins below come from a single Oncorhynchus gorbuscha isolate QuinsamMale2020 ecotype Even-year linkage group LG12, OgorEven_v1.0, whole genome shotgun sequence genomic window:
- the LOC123991495 gene encoding uncharacterized protein LOC123991495 → MPTTIAVVIMEGTHSALRLYQTIRERSSVRPFILTPTPIQRGPGSSLHKTASLRAQPIISHHPTEEGPVETVQWDQSGELGFKKQKQSFEEDSKADVLGSSSDSELHWLADLHLLPLCSECKARVGMGNQGGKLKHLGSEESLDGCSPRLPPDPQATRRRRTGGMNGTSSLQHTLTRSPGTPRTAGSSKRMRLKSLWKMSAHPAEETLQWGAVESSPAYPSDGVSNSNFTERRNTVMRGGEKEKTDTIQGGREREKCSKSPTMTQEAKRPCTVPSSAVLDSLRGVLLSENHSCSLNKVLPFEYHYSSRTAREVVTLKEESVHIDSDTELSEYDNEFCNTSPFPSKPQEIEDAQDSTRQSPEGGSNQALSPRKEGGRAEKGWRMEMKRREAAWRVMEKIEEVEEIIRRVSLISADWIKEGREGSVLDLFTSTPDVSEEESVSETKPESSFQLQPELQNWGTTLEDSLPAEEIHALGEALSQSLRRALRMEGLGEDEDWEAVRCREECRETTWNFNLEQTSPELSWDPIDLSNGNTMTVDPMREWKRPSSPSLLDTSSPRTSSSFNSMSPMMSPILSPLSSLLSSPRLSHHPLPRSLSQPDEEMSEGRRMRDEEGQRGTKNSAPGHLVLQGGSCNRGDNFDVKVNRGQVGDKKGTRKQVAWLDLRLNEQNQNDGQRKGEPGISSLSTVLSSDESLRRQEEIWQRDESLRRQEEIWQRDESLRRQEEIWQRDESLRRQEEIWQRDESLRRQEEIWRRSGREMSH, encoded by the exons ATGCCAACTACCATAGCAGTTGTTATTATGGAAGGGACCCACAGCGCCTTGCGTCTGTACCAAACCATCAGGGAGAGGAGCTCTGTGAGGCCGTTCATCCTCACCCCCACCCCTATCCAAAGGGGCCCCGGCTCCTCCCTCCACAAGACCGCCTCTCTTAGGGCTCAACCAATCATTTCCCACCATCCAACGGAGGAGGGGCCAGTTGAGACAGTGCAGTGGGATCAGTCAGGAGAACTTGGGTTTAAAAAGCAGAAACAGAGTTTTGAGGAGGACAGCAAGGCGGATGTTTTAGGATCATCATCAGACTCTGAGCTCCACTGGTTGGCTGACCTCCACCTGCTACCTCTCTGTTCGGAGTGTAAGGCCAGGGTTGGGATGGGGAACCAGGGAGGTAAGCTCAAGCACCTGGGCTCAGAGGAGAGCCTCGATGGTTGCTCACCTAGATTACCACCAGACCCCCAGGCGACCAGGAGAAGGAGGACTGGGGGGATGAACGGCACCAGTAGCCTACAGCACACCCTCACCCGGTCCCCTGGGACCCCACGGACAGCAGGGAGCTCCAAGAGAATGAGGCTGAAGAGTTTGTGGAAGATGAGTGCTCACCCAGCCGAGGAGACGCTTCAGTGGGGTGCAGTGGAATCGAGTCCAGCTTATCCTTCTGATGGTGTCTCCAACTCTAATttcacagagaggaggaatacagtcatgagaggaggagaaaaggagaaaacGGACACCAtccagggaggcagagagagggagaaatgttcTAAGAGTCCAACTATGACACAGGAAGCAAAGAGGCCATGCACCGTACCCTCCAGCGCTGTTCTGGACTCCCTCAGGGGGGTTCTACTCTCTGAGAACCACTCTTGTTCTCTGAACAAAGTTCTCCCATTTGAGTACCACTACAGTTCTCGCACGGCCCGAGAAGTTGTAACTCTGAAAGAAGAGTCTGTTCACATTGACTCAGATACGGAGCTCTCAGAGTACGACAACGAATTCTGTAACACCTCTCCCTTCCCATCTAAACCTCAAGAGATAGAGGATGCCCAGGACAGCACCAGGCAGTCTCCAGAGGGGGGGTCCAACCAGGCCCTGAGCCCCAGGAAGGAGGGAGGCAGAGCAGAGAAggggtggaggatggagatgaagaggagggaaGCAGCCtggagggtgatggagaagattgaggaggtggaggagatcaTACGGAGGGTCAGTCTAATCAGCGCTGACTGGAtcaaagaagggagagaggggagtgttctTGATCTATTTACCTCTACGCCAGATGTGTCTGAAGAGGAGTCAGTGTCCGAGACCAAACCTGAATCCTCTTTCCAGCTCCAGCCAGAGCTCCAGAATTGGGGGACTACTCTGGAAGATTCTCTCCCAGCTGAGGAGATTCATGCCCTGGGTGAGGCGTTGAGCCAGAGCCTGCGGAGAGCACTGAGGATGGAGGGTCTTGGGGAAGACGAAGACTGGGAGGCAGTGAGGTGTAGAGAAGAGTGCAGAGAAACAACCTGGAACTTCAACTTAGAGCAAACCTCTCCAGAATTGTCATGGGATCCCATCGACCTCTCCAACGGCAACACCATGACCGTTGACCCTATGAGAGAATGGAAGCGTccctcctcgccctctctcttgGACACCTCGTCCCCAAGGACCTCCAGTAGCTTTAACAGCATGTCCCCTATGATGTCCCccatcctgtctcctctgtcctccctattGTCCAGCCCCCGGCTCAGTCACCATCCCCTGCCTCGGTCCCTCTCCCAGCCTGATGAGGAGATGAGCGAGGGAAGAAGAATGAGAGATGAGGAAGGTCAGAGAGGGACGAAGAACTCGGCACCAGGCCATCTTGTCCTGCAGGGTGGGAGTTGTAATAGAGGTGACAACTTTGACGTTAAGGTCAACAGAGGACAGGTAGGGGACAAAAAGGGGACCAGGAAGCAAGTAGCATGGCTGGATCTGAGGCTGAATGAGCAGAACCAGAATGACGGTCAGAGAAAAGGAGAGCCTGGTATTTCCAGTTTGTCCACTGTGCTGTCTTCAG ACGagtcactgaggagacaggaggagatcTGGCAGAGAGATGagtcactgaggagacaggaggagatcTGGCAGAGAGATGagtcactgaggagacaggaggagatcTGGCAGAGAGATGagtcactgaggagacaggaggagatcTGGCAGAGAGATGagtcactgaggagacaggaggagatcTG gaggagatcTGGCAGAGAGATGagtcactga